A stretch of the Teredinibacter haidensis genome encodes the following:
- the tsaA gene encoding tRNA (N6-threonylcarbamoyladenosine(37)-N6)-methyltransferase TrmO produces the protein MIKKFCDESFKFPVIGIIHSCYKEKFGIPRQPGLVPSASGAIEIVAPYNNPAAFDGLDQCSHIWVQFVFHQSLQHEWRPKVRPPRLGGNKTLGVFATRSPVRPSPIGLSVVKLDSINLGNGVQLNISGGDFLDATPVLDIKPYVPYVDIVGEATNCIADAAPAMLPVRFTEEVIQLIVKTENPQLLQQLIKEVLQQDPRPRYQKTDSTRTYGMKLNCYDVRWRYLEYEHGDEIEVVALASAI, from the coding sequence ATGATTAAAAAATTTTGTGACGAAAGCTTTAAATTTCCAGTAATTGGGATTATTCACTCCTGTTACAAAGAAAAATTTGGCATTCCGCGACAACCTGGGCTGGTTCCAAGTGCTTCTGGAGCTATAGAAATAGTAGCGCCCTATAATAACCCTGCTGCATTTGATGGCTTAGATCAGTGCAGCCATATATGGGTACAGTTTGTTTTTCACCAAAGTTTGCAGCACGAATGGCGGCCCAAAGTTCGGCCTCCGCGTTTGGGGGGCAATAAAACACTCGGAGTATTTGCCACGCGTTCGCCCGTGCGACCTTCGCCGATTGGGCTCTCTGTGGTTAAGTTGGACTCCATCAATTTGGGGAATGGTGTGCAGTTAAATATTAGTGGTGGTGATTTCTTAGATGCGACACCGGTGTTGGATATAAAACCCTACGTTCCTTATGTGGATATTGTAGGTGAGGCTACTAATTGCATTGCCGACGCTGCACCGGCAATGCTGCCGGTACGTTTTACCGAAGAGGTTATACAGCTTATCGTCAAAACAGAAAACCCCCAGCTATTACAACAACTTATTAAAGAAGTATTACAGCAGGACCCTCGTCCGAGATACCAGAAAACGGATAGCACACGTACCTATGGCATGAAACTCAACTGTTACGATGTTCGTTGGCGCTACCTGGAATATGAGCATGGCGACGAGATAGAAGTCGTCGCATTGGCTTCGGCGATATAA
- a CDS encoding DUF481 domain-containing protein — protein sequence MRKLAVLLLSLTTLPTIAAEEAKSFGAEAEVGTLLTSGNTDSTTFKGKLNINHDLNNWLNNYVVEGLYSENEATIGEGPDAITESQVTAEKYFLSAQSDYKLNQEHRGLFMYGSYEDDKFSGYEYQGTIAGGYSDRLFETENTSLDFSAGPGVSFSKPERLGAESTETSKAAIVHLAGKFRWQISQNAKFTQTLVTDYTPDSDKNSKTKAESALTATLNGSFALKTGFTVTNNSVVPEDTEKTDTQTSVTLVYTY from the coding sequence ATGAGAAAACTGGCTGTTCTGCTACTCTCTTTAACCACCCTACCCACAATTGCTGCAGAAGAAGCAAAAAGCTTTGGCGCAGAAGCGGAAGTAGGTACACTGCTTACCAGCGGTAATACCGATTCCACTACCTTCAAGGGAAAACTTAATATTAATCACGACCTGAATAACTGGTTGAATAACTATGTTGTTGAAGGCTTATACAGTGAAAATGAGGCCACAATAGGTGAAGGCCCCGACGCCATCACAGAGAGCCAGGTTACCGCCGAGAAGTACTTCCTTTCCGCCCAGAGTGATTACAAATTGAATCAAGAGCACCGCGGACTGTTTATGTACGGCTCTTATGAAGACGACAAGTTCAGTGGCTACGAATACCAGGGTACGATCGCTGGCGGTTACTCGGATCGTCTTTTTGAAACTGAAAATACATCGCTTGACTTCAGTGCTGGTCCAGGTGTGTCCTTTTCCAAGCCGGAGAGATTAGGCGCAGAATCCACAGAAACTAGCAAAGCCGCAATTGTCCACCTGGCCGGAAAGTTCCGGTGGCAAATCAGCCAAAACGCCAAATTCACCCAAACACTGGTGACCGACTACACGCCTGATTCTGACAAGAACTCAAAGACAAAAGCCGAATCGGCTTTGACCGCAACCTTAAACGGTAGCTTTGCTCTTAAGACTGGCTTTACCGTAACGAATAATTCTGTTGTTCCGGAAGATACAGAGAAGACTGATACTCAAACTTCCGTAACCCTGGTTTATACCTACTAA
- the nifJ gene encoding pyruvate:ferredoxin (flavodoxin) oxidoreductase, with the protein MTNFKPKQVTLDGCEATAYVAYRTNEVCSIYPITPSSPMAEFADQWSSMKLKNIWGQTPLIAELQSEGGAAGTVHGALQTGALTTTFTASQGLMLMIPNMYKIAGELTPTVFHVAARSLAAQGLSIFGDHQDVMAVRQTGFAQLVSASVQECHDMALIAQACTLTSRVPIVHFFDGFRTSHEVSKINLLPDAHIRAMIDDKHVYAHRARALNPDKPTLRGTAQNPDTYFQSRETVNTYYSKSIDIFESSFKKFAELTGRHYQLFEYYGDPDATRIIILMGSATETAKSTVEYLNTLGEKVGLIRVRVYRPFSPEHFLRVLPQSVERLAVMDRTKEPGANGEPLYKDVVTELAQAFSRGERASLPLIVGGRYGLSSKELTPAMVARVFEELQVDKPKNGFTLGITDDRSYTSLDNIKPLDIEGKDTVRALFYGLGADGTVGANKNSIKIIGDEDRFSAQGYFVYDSKKAGSMTTSHLRFGPDHIESPYLITSASFVACHQYNFIDYVEILSRAKCGATFLLNSPHGKDNIWNKLPRGVQQEMIEKDIAFYVIDGAKVARSVGMGSRINTVMQTCFFALSGIMPKDEAIEKIKQAAEKSYASKGQEMVKRNFAAIDQALAHLEKVEYPKEITSHYNPDYMDAFEKAPEFVKTVTSQIIHGKGDLIPVAQLPDDGTYPTGTTQWEKRNIAADIPIWESDLCIQCGNCSIVCPHAAIRAKFYREPELSKAPDAFKSAHVTARGFPDLRYTLQVYPEDCTGCGLCVRACPVSDTKDESHHAINLQLKAEWLEDEKENLNFFESLPYNDRAMVDFSNVRGVQYLQPLFEFSGACSGCGETPYLKLISQLFGDRALVANATGCSSIYGGNLPTTPWAQNPEGKGPAWCNSLFEDNAEFGFGYRLTADQHLQLAKTRLLELRDQLDDELVDAALEAKQSMESDIRKQRNRVANLRAQLEALEDPRAEDLLSVIDHLVRRSVWIVGGDGWAYDIGYGGVDHVLASGRDVNILVMDTEVYSNTGGQASKATPIGAVAKFAAGGKVVPQKDLSLQAVAYGNVYVARIALGANPQQALQAFREAEAYKGPSLILAYSHCIEHGISMDDGLQQQKLAVKSGYWPLYRYNPSLHSAGRNPFILDSLRPSIDIQEYAYRENRYKILRNKNPKEAERLINLAQKVVNQKWSVYEEMATRDVHAFIPDTRSDARI; encoded by the coding sequence GTGACAAATTTCAAACCCAAGCAAGTAACCCTCGATGGCTGCGAAGCAACGGCCTATGTGGCTTATCGTACCAACGAAGTGTGTTCCATCTATCCTATTACACCATCCTCCCCGATGGCTGAATTTGCCGACCAGTGGTCGAGCATGAAGCTAAAAAATATTTGGGGGCAAACACCGCTTATAGCGGAACTGCAAAGCGAAGGTGGTGCGGCGGGAACGGTACACGGTGCGCTGCAAACGGGCGCTCTGACCACAACGTTTACCGCTTCCCAGGGCTTGATGTTAATGATCCCCAATATGTACAAAATAGCCGGAGAACTCACACCAACCGTTTTTCATGTGGCCGCACGTTCACTGGCCGCTCAGGGCTTATCCATATTTGGTGATCATCAGGATGTAATGGCCGTCAGGCAAACAGGTTTTGCCCAGTTGGTTTCCGCCTCGGTGCAGGAATGTCACGATATGGCCTTGATTGCGCAGGCATGCACATTAACAAGCCGCGTGCCGATCGTACATTTTTTTGACGGCTTCCGTACTTCCCATGAGGTCAGTAAAATAAATTTGTTACCGGATGCCCATATTCGAGCGATGATCGATGATAAACATGTATATGCTCATCGTGCCCGCGCGCTAAATCCCGATAAGCCCACTCTGCGGGGCACCGCTCAGAATCCGGATACCTACTTTCAAAGCCGGGAAACCGTTAATACCTATTACAGTAAAAGCATTGATATTTTTGAGAGCAGCTTCAAAAAGTTCGCCGAGCTTACTGGTCGCCATTATCAGTTGTTTGAATACTATGGTGATCCCGATGCTACACGAATCATCATTCTAATGGGCTCTGCAACCGAGACCGCAAAATCCACCGTAGAGTATTTAAATACACTCGGCGAAAAAGTTGGCCTGATCCGTGTGCGCGTATATCGCCCCTTCAGTCCCGAACACTTTTTGCGAGTGTTGCCACAATCCGTGGAACGCTTGGCGGTTATGGATAGGACCAAGGAGCCGGGGGCAAACGGTGAGCCTCTGTATAAAGATGTTGTCACTGAGCTGGCTCAGGCCTTCAGTAGGGGCGAGCGGGCGAGCTTGCCACTGATTGTTGGTGGCCGTTATGGCTTGTCCAGCAAAGAGTTAACACCAGCTATGGTCGCCCGCGTATTCGAAGAACTACAGGTGGATAAACCAAAAAATGGTTTTACTCTGGGTATAACCGACGATCGCTCTTATACGAGTCTCGACAACATAAAACCCCTAGATATTGAAGGTAAGGATACCGTTCGCGCGTTGTTTTACGGTTTGGGCGCCGATGGCACCGTAGGGGCCAATAAAAATAGCATTAAAATTATTGGCGACGAAGATCGTTTTTCTGCGCAGGGATATTTTGTTTACGATTCTAAAAAAGCTGGGAGTATGACCACTTCACATCTGCGTTTTGGTCCAGACCATATCGAATCACCCTATCTAATTACCTCAGCTTCGTTTGTCGCCTGTCATCAATATAATTTTATTGACTATGTGGAGATATTGTCGCGCGCCAAATGCGGAGCCACATTTTTACTGAACAGCCCCCATGGAAAAGATAATATATGGAATAAGCTACCGCGCGGTGTTCAGCAGGAAATGATTGAAAAGGACATCGCGTTTTACGTTATCGATGGTGCGAAAGTGGCGCGTTCGGTGGGTATGGGTAGCCGTATTAATACCGTAATGCAAACCTGCTTTTTCGCCCTGAGTGGCATAATGCCAAAGGACGAGGCCATCGAAAAAATTAAACAGGCAGCAGAGAAAAGCTACGCTTCCAAAGGGCAGGAAATGGTCAAACGCAACTTTGCGGCTATTGACCAGGCGCTGGCCCACCTGGAGAAAGTGGAGTACCCCAAAGAGATTACTAGCCACTATAACCCGGATTATATGGACGCTTTTGAAAAGGCTCCCGAGTTTGTTAAAACCGTTACTAGTCAGATTATTCATGGCAAAGGTGACTTAATTCCGGTTGCACAGTTGCCGGACGATGGAACCTATCCAACGGGCACAACGCAGTGGGAAAAGCGTAATATCGCCGCCGACATTCCCATCTGGGAATCGGATCTGTGTATTCAGTGTGGCAACTGTTCCATTGTTTGTCCCCACGCGGCCATCCGTGCAAAATTTTATCGCGAACCAGAACTAAGCAAAGCGCCAGACGCGTTTAAATCGGCCCATGTCACTGCGCGAGGTTTCCCGGATTTACGTTACACCCTGCAGGTCTACCCTGAAGACTGTACCGGCTGCGGTCTTTGCGTTCGCGCCTGCCCGGTTAGCGATACGAAAGATGAAAGCCATCATGCGATTAATCTGCAATTAAAAGCGGAGTGGCTGGAAGACGAAAAAGAGAACCTCAATTTTTTCGAATCGCTACCTTATAACGACCGCGCTATGGTGGATTTTTCCAATGTTCGCGGCGTGCAGTATTTACAGCCACTGTTTGAATTTAGTGGTGCCTGCTCCGGTTGTGGCGAGACTCCGTACTTAAAACTGATTAGCCAGCTGTTTGGAGACCGCGCACTCGTTGCCAACGCGACTGGCTGTTCTTCCATATACGGTGGGAATTTACCGACAACGCCCTGGGCACAAAACCCTGAAGGTAAAGGTCCCGCCTGGTGTAACTCGCTGTTTGAAGACAATGCAGAATTTGGTTTTGGTTATCGTCTAACGGCCGATCAGCATTTGCAATTGGCGAAGACCCGGTTATTGGAATTGCGCGATCAGCTGGATGATGAGTTGGTTGATGCCGCGCTTGAGGCCAAGCAATCCATGGAAAGTGATATTCGCAAACAGCGCAATCGCGTCGCAAATCTGCGTGCGCAGCTGGAAGCGTTGGAAGACCCGCGGGCGGAAGATCTTCTATCTGTAATCGACCACCTTGTTCGTCGTAGTGTTTGGATCGTAGGCGGGGATGGTTGGGCCTATGATATTGGTTACGGCGGGGTAGATCATGTCCTGGCCAGCGGACGCGATGTAAATATCTTAGTGATGGATACCGAAGTGTACTCCAACACCGGTGGGCAGGCCTCTAAAGCGACACCTATTGGTGCTGTCGCTAAGTTTGCTGCGGGTGGTAAAGTCGTGCCGCAAAAAGACTTAAGTTTACAGGCTGTTGCCTACGGGAATGTATATGTGGCGAGAATTGCGTTGGGCGCTAACCCCCAGCAGGCTCTGCAAGCATTTCGCGAGGCGGAAGCCTATAAAGGTCCGTCCCTTATTCTGGCGTACAGCCATTGCATCGAGCACGGTATAAGTATGGATGATGGTTTGCAGCAGCAGAAATTGGCGGTTAAATCCGGCTATTGGCCGCTGTATCGCTATAATCCGAGTTTGCATTCGGCGGGTCGCAATCCGTTTATACTGGATTCATTGCGCCCTTCAATTGACATACAGGAGTACGCATATCGGGAAAACCGCTATAAAATCCTGCGCAACAAAAATCCAAAAGAAGCGGAACGCTTAATTAATCTAGCGCAGAAAGTGGTGAACCAGAAGTGGTCAGTCTATGAAGAAATGGCCACGCGAGATGTTCATGCCTTTATACCCGATACTAGGTCGGATGCACGGATTTAG
- a CDS encoding NAD(P)-binding protein has protein sequence MKLRTSDMTVPPDLTLSDGTGPSAHKRPVYQDFMPPCNQACPAGENIQGWLSLVHDGRYEDAWQLIMENNPMPAVHGRVCYHPCESGCNREQVDGSVSIHQVERFLGDMAIEQGWMPKYTSRKTGKRVLVVGAGPSGLSAAYHLARLGHTVEIREAGTISGGMMHFGIPAYRLPRKSLIAEVARIEKMGVKITLNHKVENLQRAKEEGAFDAVFVAVGAHISKKVNIPAREAGRILDAVSYLHDVSEGNKPLLGRRVAIYGGGNTAMDAARTAKRLGAEEALIIYRRDMAHMPAHKFEAEEAMEEGVKINWLRTIHEIDEDQIKVEKMALDENGRPHPTGEFETLSADALILALGQNIDSQLMENIPGIGFSDDGTVQVDENLMTGHPGIFAGGDMVPSERTVTIATGHGKKAARNIHAFISGQGHARKKETKVVSLDYLNIWYYANASQSQQPIVPPEKRNKSFDEVMGSLSEANVQYETSRCYSCGNCFECDGCYGACPEHAIIKLGPGRFYQIDYSLCTGCGACTSQCPTAAIHMTEKV, from the coding sequence ATGAAACTGCGCACCTCCGACATGACCGTTCCTCCGGACCTTACGCTCAGTGATGGTACTGGCCCCTCCGCCCACAAGCGCCCTGTGTATCAGGATTTTATGCCGCCCTGTAACCAGGCCTGCCCTGCTGGTGAAAATATTCAGGGTTGGCTTTCTCTTGTTCACGATGGTCGCTATGAAGATGCATGGCAGCTGATTATGGAAAACAACCCCATGCCGGCGGTGCATGGGCGCGTGTGCTACCACCCCTGTGAATCGGGCTGTAATCGCGAGCAGGTTGATGGCTCTGTAAGCATTCACCAAGTGGAACGTTTTCTGGGTGATATGGCGATAGAACAGGGGTGGATGCCCAAATACACTAGCCGCAAAACCGGCAAACGAGTATTGGTGGTGGGCGCCGGGCCCAGTGGTTTAAGTGCGGCTTACCATCTGGCGCGATTGGGCCATACCGTCGAAATTCGGGAGGCAGGCACAATTTCGGGAGGCATGATGCACTTTGGTATTCCCGCCTATCGCCTACCGCGAAAATCGCTTATTGCTGAAGTGGCACGCATTGAAAAAATGGGTGTAAAAATTACCCTTAACCACAAAGTAGAGAATTTACAGAGAGCAAAAGAGGAGGGCGCTTTCGATGCGGTCTTCGTAGCCGTCGGTGCGCATATTTCCAAAAAGGTCAACATACCTGCGCGCGAAGCCGGACGCATTCTGGATGCGGTTTCGTATCTCCATGACGTAAGCGAAGGCAACAAGCCGTTATTGGGACGCCGCGTGGCGATCTACGGAGGGGGCAACACAGCCATGGACGCTGCACGCACTGCGAAACGATTGGGCGCCGAAGAAGCGCTGATTATTTACCGTCGCGATATGGCCCATATGCCTGCACATAAATTCGAAGCGGAAGAGGCAATGGAAGAGGGCGTGAAGATAAACTGGTTGCGCACCATTCACGAAATCGACGAGGATCAGATTAAAGTCGAAAAAATGGCGCTGGATGAAAATGGTCGGCCCCACCCCACCGGTGAGTTTGAAACCCTTTCTGCTGATGCGCTCATTCTCGCTCTTGGTCAGAATATCGATTCCCAACTAATGGAGAATATTCCGGGCATAGGGTTTTCCGATGACGGAACAGTGCAGGTGGATGAAAATTTAATGACGGGTCACCCTGGGATCTTTGCCGGTGGTGATATGGTTCCCAGCGAGCGCACCGTTACCATTGCCACTGGCCACGGGAAAAAAGCGGCGCGTAATATTCACGCGTTTATCAGCGGGCAGGGCCATGCCAGGAAAAAAGAAACAAAAGTTGTCTCCCTTGATTATTTAAATATCTGGTATTACGCCAACGCCAGTCAATCACAGCAACCGATTGTGCCACCGGAAAAGCGCAATAAGAGCTTTGACGAAGTTATGGGTAGTTTAAGTGAAGCCAATGTGCAATACGAAACCAGTCGCTGTTATTCCTGCGGAAATTGTTTCGAGTGCGACGGCTGTTATGGCGCCTGCCCGGAGCACGCCATTATAAAACTCGGCCCGGGACGCTTTTATCAAATCGATTACTCCCTTTGTACCGGCTGTGGTGCCTGCACTTCGCAGTGTCCAACCGCCGCCATTCACATGACTGAAAAAGTGTGA